The proteins below are encoded in one region of Oncorhynchus gorbuscha isolate QuinsamMale2020 ecotype Even-year linkage group LG01, OgorEven_v1.0, whole genome shotgun sequence:
- the LOC124043275 gene encoding acetylcholine receptor subunit alpha-like, giving the protein MNRLLFVSHLLIILAGSAWSSEDETRLVKTLFTGYNKVVRPVAHFKDPVVVTVGLQLIQLISVDEVNQIVNSNVRLKQQWKDVNLQWNPEDYGGIRKIRVPSTDIWRPDLVLYNNADGDFAIVHETKVLLEHTGMITWNPPAIFKSYCEIIVLHFPFDLQNCSMKLGTWTYDGNLVVVNPDSDRPDLSNFMESGEWVMKDYRSWKHWVYYACCPDTPYLDITYHFLMLRLPLYFIVNVIIPCMLFSFLTGLVFYLPTDSGEKMTLSISVLLSLTVFLLVIVELIPSTSSAVPLIGKYMLFTMVFVIASIIITVIVINTHHRSPSTHTMSPWVRKIFIDTIPNLMFFSTMKRPAKERQNKNIYGADFDISDISGKPTPTAVTYQSPMTKNPDVRSAIEGVKYIAETMKSDEESNSAAEEWKFVAMVLDHILLCVFMAVCIIGTLGVFAGRLIELSMTP; this is encoded by the exons ATGAATCGTCTACTTTTTGTTTCTCATCTCCTTATCATTCTAGCAG GCTCTGCCTGGAGCTCTGAGGATGAAACCCGTCTGGTGAAAACCCTGTTCACTGGCTACAACAAGGTGGTGCGTCCTGTCGCTCACTTCAAGGACCCAGTGGTGGTTACAGTTGGCCTGCAGCTCATTCAACTCATCAGTGTG GATGAGGTCAACCAGATTGTCAACAGCAATGTTCGACTGAAACAG CAATGGAAGGATGTGAACTTGCAATGGAATCCTGAGGATTATGGCGGAATCAGAAAGATAAGAGTGCCCTCCACAGACATTTGGCGTCCTGACCTCGTTCTCTATAACAA TGCTGACGGTGACTTCGCCATCGTTCACGAGACCAAAGTGCTGCTGGAACACACTGGCATGATCACGTGGAACCCCCCTGCCATCTTCAAGAGCTACTGTGAGATCATCGTGCTGCACTTCCCCTTCGACCTGCAGAACTGCAGCATGAAGCTGGGCACCTGGACCTACGATGGCAACTTGGTTGTCGTCAATCCC GACAGCGACCGCCCTGACCTGAGTAACTtcatggagagtggagagtgggtgATGAAGGACTACCGCAGCTGGAAACACTGGGTGTACTATGCCTGCTGCCCAGACACGCCCTACTTGGACATCACCTACCACTTCCTGATGCTGCGGCTCCCCCTCTACTTCATCGTCAACGTCATCATCCCCTGCATGCTCTTCTCATTCCTCACTGGCCTCGTCTTCTATCTGCCCACTGACTCTG GTGAGAAGATGACTCTGagtatctctgtcctgctgtctctGACTGTGTTCCTGCTGGTCATCGTTGAGCTCATCCCCTCCACCTCCAGTGCTGTGCCGCTCATTGGGAAGTACATGCTCTTCACCATGGTCTTCGTCATTGCCTCCATCATCATCACTGTCATCGTCATCAACACCCACCACCGCTCCCCCAGCACTCACACCATGTCCCCCTGGGTTCGCAAG ATTTTCATTGACACCATTCCCAACCTCATGTTCTTCTCAACAATGAAGCGTCCTGCAAAGGAGAGACAGAATAAAAACATCTACGGGGCTGACTTCGACATCTCAGACATCTCAGGCAAGCCCACCCCTACTGCAGTCACCTACCAGTCCCCCATGACCAAGAACCCTGACGTCCGCAGTGCTATCGAGGGGGTGAAATACATCGCTGAGACCATGAAGTCTGATGAGGAGTCCAACAGT GCCGCTGAAGAGTGGAAGTTTGTAGCCATGGTGCTGGATCACATTctgctgtgtgtgttcatggcGGTGTGTATCATTGGCACCCTAGGAGTGTTCGCGGGCCGTCTCATTGAGCTGAGCATGACACCGTAG
- the LOC124018416 gene encoding N-chimaerin-like — MPSRESYEVRKGEKSLVHKAKQEANQQDILAAALGMRISGPQKPPATIWQPLKLFAYSQLTSLVRKAALKDNSLPPKYEKVHNFKVHTFRGPHWCEYCANFMWGLTAQGVKCADCGLNVHKQCSTMVPCNCVPDLKHIKKVYSCELTTLVKAHNTKRPMVVDMCIQEIESRGLKSEGLYRISGFSDSVEDVKSTFDRDGEKTDISANAYEDINIITGALKLYLRDLPIPVISYDAYPRFIETAKLEDPEKRLKAFREALELLPAAHSETLRYLMAHLKRVTLNEKDNLMNAENLGIIFGPTLLRAPNLDAMTALNDIRYQPQVVEFLIKNEDILF, encoded by the exons ATGCCATCCAGGGAGTCTTACGAGGTCCGGAAGGGAGAGAAGTCTTTGGTGCACAAGGCAAAGCAGGAGGCCAACCAGCAGGACATACTGGCTGCTGCTCTGGGGATGAGGATCTCAGGGCCCCAGAAACCTCCAGCCACTATCTGGCAGCCTCTCAAACTGTTTGCCTATTCACAGCTCACCTCGCTGGTCCGCAAAGCCGCACTGAAGGATAACAGCCTGCCGCCCAAGTACGAGAAAGTCCACAACTTCAAG GTCCACACGTTCCGGGGACCTCACTGGTGTGAATACTGTGCCAACTTCATGTGGGGGCTGACGGCTCAGGGAGTCAAATGTGCAG ATTGTGGCCTGAATGTCCACAAGCAGTGCTCCACTATGGTACCCTGCAACTGCGTGCCAGACCTGAAACACATCAAGAAAGTCTACAGCTGTGAGCTAACAACCCTGGTGAAAGCTCACAACACCAAGCGGCCCATGGTGGTGGACATGTGCATACAGGAGATTGAATCGAGAG GGCTGAAGTCTGAAGGGCTCTACAGAATATCTGGATTCAGCGATTCAGTCGAAGATGTCAAGTCGACATTTGACAGAG ATGGTGAGAAGACAGACATCTCTGCCAATGCCTATGAAGATATCAACATCATCACGGGTGCACTTAAACTGTACCTCAGAGATTTACCCATTCCTGTCATCTCCTACGACGCCTACCCCAGGTTCATCGAGACTGCAA AGCTGGAAGACCCAGAGAAGCGGCTAAAGGCCTTCCGTGAGGCTCTGGAACTGCTGCCAGCAGCACACAGTGAAACCCTGAGGTACCTCATGGCCCATTTAAAGAG GGTAACGTTGAATGAGAAGGACAACCTGATGAATGCGGAGAACCTGGGCATTATTTTTGGGCCCACTCTCCTGCGTGCCCCCAACCTGGACGCCATGACGGCACTCAACGACATCCGCTACCAACCGCAGGTGGTGGAGTTCCTCATCAAAAatgaagacatcctcttctga